Proteins co-encoded in one Pseudoliparis swirei isolate HS2019 ecotype Mariana Trench chromosome 7, NWPU_hadal_v1, whole genome shotgun sequence genomic window:
- the LOC130196114 gene encoding induced myeloid leukemia cell differentiation protein Mcl-1 homolog, producing the protein MVLENDTRQLMGRFLADFTGLSKAQWHESRELTTMKRVVKDVLEKHRYAYNGMINKLSLDDRNDDTSFVREVAKSLFVDGTTNWGRIASLVAFGAVVCQHLKEKNWGNCVELVGQEISTYLLSDQRDWLVKNNAWDGFVEFFRVADPESTVRNTLMAVAGFAGIGATLALLIR; encoded by the exons ATGGTGCTGGAGAACGACACGAGGCAGCTCATGGGCCGGTTCCTGGCAGACTTTACGGGACTTTCGAAAGCCCAGTGGCACGAAAGCAGAGAGCTGACTACGATGAAAAGGGTCGTGAAAGACGTTTTGGAGAAGCATAGATACGCGTACAATG gGATGATCAACAAATTGTCATTGGATGACAGAAATGATGACACCAGCTTTGTTAGAGAAGTAGCCAAGAGCCTCTTTGTGGACGGGACCACAAACTGGGGCCGGATCGCCAGCCTGGTGGCCTTTGGGGCCGTGGTGTGTCAACACCTGAAGGAGAAGAACTGGGGGAACTGTGTGGAGCTGGTGGGCCAGGAGATCTCTACGTACCTGCTCTCTGACCAGCGGGACTGGCTGGTCAAAAACAATGCATGG GATGGCTTCGTCGAATTCTTTCGGGTAGCCGACCCAGAGTCCACAGTGAGGAACACACTCATGGCCGTCGCTGGATTTGCTGGCATTGGGGCTACACTGGCCCTGTTGATAAGGTGA